A portion of the Mycobacterium paraseoulense genome contains these proteins:
- a CDS encoding DsbA family protein — protein sequence MADKPKRPPRFDMKAADGKSGRLVQIGGTAVVVIFLVALVSYIVVTHHKKTAAIGAGDTVRVTSSKLVTQPGTTNPKAVVTFYEDFLCPACGNFERTFGPTVSRLIDVGAIAADYSMVSILDNSRNQNYSSRAGAAALCVADESIDAFRRFHTALFTTDLQPSERGSSFPDNARLIELAREAGVVGKVPDCINSGKYISKVTAEAAAAKINATPTIKINGDDYDPSTPDALVAKIKSIVGDVPGIDGAVAPAAA from the coding sequence GTGGCCGACAAACCCAAACGCCCTCCGCGCTTCGACATGAAGGCGGCCGACGGTAAATCGGGCCGACTCGTTCAAATCGGCGGGACCGCCGTCGTCGTCATCTTCCTCGTTGCGCTGGTCTCCTACATCGTGGTCACCCACCACAAGAAGACCGCCGCCATCGGCGCGGGGGACACGGTGCGCGTGACGTCGAGCAAGCTGGTCACTCAGCCCGGGACCACCAACCCCAAGGCCGTGGTCACGTTCTACGAGGACTTCCTGTGCCCGGCCTGCGGCAACTTCGAGCGCACGTTCGGCCCGACGGTGTCCAGGCTCATCGACGTCGGCGCCATTGCGGCCGACTACTCGATGGTGTCGATCCTCGACAACTCCAGGAACCAGAACTACTCGTCGCGGGCGGGCGCCGCGGCCCTGTGCGTGGCCGACGAGTCCATCGACGCGTTCCGCCGGTTTCACACCGCGCTGTTCACCACCGACCTTCAGCCCAGCGAGCGCGGCAGCAGCTTCCCCGACAACGCGCGGTTGATCGAGCTCGCCCGTGAGGCCGGCGTGGTGGGCAAGGTGCCCGACTGCATCAACAGCGGAAAGTACATTTCCAAGGTCACCGCTGAGGCGGCGGCCGCGAAGATCAACGCCACGCCGACCATCAAGATCAACGGCGACGATTACGACCCGTCCACGCCTGACGCGCTGGTCGCCAAGATCAAGAGCATCGTGGGCGACGTGCCGGGCATCGACGGCGCCGTGGCCCCCGCGGCCGCGTGA
- a CDS encoding vitamin K epoxide reductase family protein: MSAQTDDLTPQSRPEARVPAPSAWWVLIAGVIGLAASATLTVEKIDLLLNPAYVPSCNFNPILSCGSVMVTPQASLLGFPNPLLGLVAFTVVVVTGLLAVTKVALPQWYWIGLTAGLLIGAAFVHWLIYESLYSIGALCPYCMVVWAATITLLVVVASIACRPALQRRGHGVAWALYQWRWSVTALWFTAVFLLIMARFWDYWSTLL; this comes from the coding sequence GTGTCAGCCCAAACCGACGACCTGACACCGCAATCGCGCCCCGAAGCGCGCGTACCGGCGCCCAGCGCGTGGTGGGTGCTGATCGCGGGTGTGATCGGCCTGGCCGCCTCCGCGACGCTGACGGTGGAGAAGATCGACCTTCTGCTCAACCCGGCGTACGTGCCGTCGTGCAACTTCAACCCGATCCTGTCGTGCGGCTCGGTGATGGTCACGCCGCAAGCGTCGCTGCTGGGATTCCCCAACCCGCTGCTCGGCCTGGTGGCGTTCACCGTGGTGGTCGTCACCGGGCTGCTGGCGGTGACCAAAGTGGCGTTGCCGCAATGGTATTGGATCGGGCTGACGGCCGGCCTGCTGATCGGCGCGGCCTTCGTGCACTGGTTGATTTACGAGAGCCTGTACAGCATCGGGGCGTTGTGCCCGTACTGCATGGTCGTCTGGGCGGCCACCATAACGCTGCTGGTGGTCGTCGCGTCGATCGCGTGCCGCCCGGCGCTGCAGCGCCGGGGGCACGGTGTGGCGTGGGCGCTGTACCAATGGCGGTGGTCCGTCACCGCGCTGTGGTTCACCGCGGTGTTCCTGCTGATCATGGCGCGGTTCTGGGACTATTGGTCGACGCTGCTCTAA
- the rsmD gene encoding 16S rRNA (guanine(966)-N(2))-methyltransferase RsmD — protein MTRIIGGVAGGRRIAVPQRGTRPTTDRVRESLFNILTARHDLSGAAVLDLYAGSGALGLEALSRGAASALFVESDQRSASVIARNIDALGVTGATVRRGAVATVLAAGTARPVDLVLADPPYDVENAEVEAVLAALVTHGWVDAGTVAVMERAAAGAPLTWPAGWSVWPPRVYGDTRLEMAERR, from the coding sequence GTGACCCGGATCATCGGCGGGGTGGCCGGCGGCCGGCGCATCGCCGTCCCGCAACGGGGTACCCGACCGACGACCGATCGGGTGCGTGAGTCGCTCTTCAACATCCTGACCGCGCGCCATGACCTGAGCGGCGCCGCCGTGCTGGACCTCTACGCCGGTTCGGGCGCACTGGGATTGGAGGCGCTGTCCCGCGGCGCGGCTTCGGCGCTGTTCGTGGAATCGGATCAGCGCAGCGCGTCGGTCATCGCACGCAACATCGACGCCCTGGGTGTGACCGGTGCGACCGTGCGCCGCGGCGCGGTCGCAACCGTTTTGGCGGCCGGGACCGCGAGGCCGGTCGACCTCGTCCTGGCCGACCCGCCCTACGACGTCGAGAACGCCGAGGTGGAGGCGGTGTTGGCGGCTCTGGTCACCCACGGTTGGGTGGACGCCGGAACCGTGGCGGTGATGGAGCGGGCGGCGGCCGGTGCGCCATTGACCTGGCCGGCCGGCTGGTCCGTGTGGCCGCCGCGCGTGTACGGCGACACCCGGCTGGAGATGGCCGAACGACGCTGA
- the coaD gene encoding pantetheine-phosphate adenylyltransferase: protein MSGAVCPGSFDPVTLGHIDVFERASAQFDEVVVAILTNPAKKGMFDLDERIAMITESTTHLPNLRVEAGQGLVVDFVRSQGMTAIVKGLRTGTDFEYELQMAQMNKHIAGVDTFFVATTPRYSFVSSSLAKEVATFGGDVSQLLPEPVNRRLREKLAGRS from the coding sequence ATGAGTGGCGCGGTATGCCCCGGGTCGTTTGATCCAGTCACGTTGGGCCACATCGACGTCTTCGAGCGGGCGTCGGCCCAGTTCGACGAGGTCGTGGTGGCGATCCTGACCAATCCCGCCAAGAAGGGCATGTTCGACCTCGACGAGCGGATCGCGATGATCACCGAGTCGACGACACACCTGCCGAATCTGCGCGTCGAGGCCGGGCAGGGTCTGGTGGTGGACTTCGTCAGGTCGCAGGGGATGACCGCAATCGTGAAGGGGCTGCGCACCGGCACCGATTTCGAGTACGAGCTGCAGATGGCGCAGATGAACAAGCACATCGCCGGTGTCGATACCTTTTTCGTCGCTACGACACCGCGGTATTCGTTCGTGTCGTCGTCGTTGGCCAAAGAGGTCGCGACGTTCGGCGGCGACGTCTCGCAGCTATTGCCCGAACCGGTCAACCGCCGACTGCGCGAGAAGCTCGCGGGCCGATCGTAA
- a CDS encoding permease: MGRRGHHKGRIGALVLAAVGHALAVAGSMTWEILWALIVGFALSAVVQAVVRRSTIVALLGDDRPRTLALAAGLGAASSSCSYAAVALARSLFRKGASFTAAMAFEIGSTNLVVELGIILALLMGWQFTAAEFVGGPLMIVVLAVLFRLFVRSRLIDAAREQADRGIAGSMEGHAAMDMSIKKQGSFARRLFSGEGFTSVAHVFVMEWLAILRDLVLGLLIAGAIAAWVPEKFWQFFFLADHPAWSTIWGPLVGPIVAIVSFVCSIGNVPLAAVLWNGGISFGGVIAFIYADLLILPILNIYRKYYGTRMMLTLLGTFYAAMVAAGYLVEVIFGATHLIPRERNATVMEAAVSWNYTTWLNIASLAVAAILVARFVATGGIPMARMMGGSPDGGHDHACH, encoded by the coding sequence TTGGGACGCCGGGGGCACCACAAGGGGAGGATTGGAGCACTCGTGCTAGCAGCGGTCGGACACGCCTTGGCGGTGGCGGGATCGATGACGTGGGAAATCCTGTGGGCGCTGATCGTGGGGTTTGCCCTGTCGGCGGTGGTGCAGGCCGTGGTGCGACGCTCGACCATCGTGGCGCTGTTGGGCGACGACCGGCCGCGCACCTTGGCGCTGGCCGCCGGCCTCGGCGCGGCATCGTCGTCGTGCTCCTACGCCGCGGTCGCGCTGGCGCGGTCGCTCTTCCGCAAGGGCGCCAGCTTCACCGCCGCCATGGCGTTCGAGATCGGTTCCACCAACCTGGTGGTCGAACTCGGCATCATCCTGGCCCTGCTGATGGGTTGGCAGTTCACCGCCGCGGAGTTCGTCGGCGGCCCACTGATGATCGTCGTGCTCGCCGTCCTGTTTCGGTTGTTCGTGCGCTCGCGGCTCATCGACGCCGCCCGTGAACAGGCCGACCGCGGGATCGCCGGCTCGATGGAAGGCCATGCCGCGATGGACATGTCCATCAAGAAGCAGGGCTCGTTCGCTCGTCGGCTCTTTTCCGGGGAGGGCTTCACCTCCGTTGCCCATGTGTTCGTGATGGAGTGGTTGGCGATCCTGCGTGACCTTGTGCTGGGCTTGTTGATCGCGGGGGCCATCGCGGCCTGGGTGCCCGAAAAGTTCTGGCAATTCTTCTTTTTGGCCGACCACCCGGCCTGGTCGACGATATGGGGCCCGCTCGTGGGACCGATCGTGGCGATCGTGTCCTTCGTCTGCTCGATCGGTAACGTGCCACTGGCGGCGGTGTTGTGGAACGGGGGCATCAGTTTCGGCGGCGTCATCGCGTTCATCTACGCCGACCTGCTGATCCTGCCGATCCTGAACATCTACCGCAAGTACTACGGCACCAGGATGATGCTGACGCTGCTGGGCACCTTCTACGCCGCCATGGTCGCCGCGGGCTATCTGGTCGAAGTGATCTTCGGCGCAACGCATCTCATTCCGAGGGAGCGCAACGCCACGGTGATGGAAGCGGCGGTCTCGTGGAACTACACGACCTGGCTCAATATCGCCTCCCTCGCCGTGGCGGCCATCCTGGTCGCCCGATTCGTCGCAACGGGCGGAATTCCGATGGCACGGATGATGGGCGGCTCACCCGACGGCGGCCACGACCACGCATGCCACTGA
- the sepIVA gene encoding cell division protein SepIVA, with amino-acid sequence MYRVFEALDELSAIVEEARGVPMTAGCVVPRGDVLELIDDIKDAIPGELDDAQDVLDARDSMLQDAKSHADSMVSSATTESESMLNHARAEADRLLSDAKAQADRMVSEARQHSERMVGEAREEAMRIATAAKREYEASVGRAQAEADRLLENGNISYEKAVQEGIKEQQRLVSQNSVVEAANAEATRLIDSAHAEADRLRGECDIYVDNKLAEFEEFLNGTLRSVGRGRHQLRTAAGTHDYAVR; translated from the coding sequence GTGTACCGAGTCTTTGAAGCGCTCGACGAACTGAGCGCCATCGTTGAAGAAGCACGCGGCGTTCCCATGACGGCCGGCTGCGTCGTGCCGCGCGGTGACGTGCTGGAACTGATCGACGACATCAAGGATGCGATCCCGGGCGAGCTCGACGACGCCCAGGACGTGCTCGACGCGCGCGACTCGATGCTGCAGGACGCCAAGTCGCACGCCGACTCCATGGTCTCCTCGGCGACCACCGAGTCCGAGTCGATGCTCAACCACGCGCGCGCCGAGGCCGACCGGCTCTTGTCCGACGCGAAAGCCCAGGCCGACCGCATGGTCAGCGAGGCGCGCCAGCACAGCGAGCGGATGGTCGGCGAGGCCCGCGAGGAGGCGATGCGCATCGCCACGGCGGCAAAGCGGGAGTACGAGGCCAGCGTCGGCCGCGCCCAGGCCGAGGCCGACCGGCTGCTCGAGAACGGCAACATCTCCTACGAGAAGGCCGTGCAAGAGGGCATCAAGGAACAGCAGCGCCTGGTGTCGCAGAACAGCGTGGTGGAAGCGGCGAACGCCGAGGCCACGCGCCTGATCGACTCGGCGCACGCCGAGGCCGATCGGCTGCGCGGTGAATGCGACATCTACGTCGACAACAAGCTCGCGGAGTTCGAGGAGTTCCTCAACGGCACGTTGCGCTCGGTCGGCCGCGGCCGCCACCAGCTCCGGACGGCGGCCG